A portion of the Streptomyces platensis genome contains these proteins:
- a CDS encoding multifunctional oxoglutarate decarboxylase/oxoglutarate dehydrogenase thiamine pyrophosphate-binding subunit/dihydrolipoyllysine-residue succinyltransferase subunit: MSLQSPNSSSISTDQEGQGKNPAAAFGPNEWLVDEIYQQYLQDPNSVDRAWWDFFADYKPGGATAPSQPAEGSAPAPAAPAQSAAPAAEPQSASAAPATPAKPAASAPAPAKAAPAKAEPAKAAPAKPAAKPAAEEGSAPAGPEFITLRGPSAAVAKNMNASLELPTATSVRAVPVKLLFDNRIVINNHLKRARGGKVSFTHLIGYAMVQALKAMPSMNYSFAEKDGKPTLVKPEHINLGLAIDLVKPNGDRQLVVAAIKKAETLTFFEFWQAYEDIVRRARDNKLTMDDFTGVTASLTNPGGIGTVHSVPRLMPGQSMIMGVGAMDYPAEFQGTSQDALNKLGVAKVMTLTSTYDHRVIQGAASGEFLRIMSQLLLGDNEFFDDIFKSLRIPYEPVRWLRDIDASHDDDVTKAARVFELIHSYRVRGHVMADTDPLEYHQRKHPDLDITEHGLTLWDLEREFAVGGFSGKSMMKLRDILGVLRDSYCRTTGIEFMHIQDPKQRKWIQDRVERSHKSPEREEQLRILRRLNSAEAFETFLQTKYVGQKRFSLEGGESVIPLLDAVIDSAAESRLDEVVIGMAHRGRLNVLANIVGKSYAQIFREFEGNLDPKSMHGSGDVKYHLGQEGVFTGLDGEQIKVSLAANPSHLEAVDPIVEGIARAKQDLINKGGTDFTVLPIQLHGDAAFAGQGVVAETLNMSQLRGYRTGGTVHVVINNQVGFTAAPESSRSSMYATDVARMIEAPIFHVNGDDPEAVVRVARLAFEFRQAFNKDVVIDLICYRRRGHNESDNPAFTQPLMYDLIDKKRSVRKLYTESLIGRGDITLEEAEQALQDFQGQLEKVFTEVRDATTAPAAPEVPQPKAEFPVYVDTAISQEVVKRIAESQVNIPERVTVHPRLLPQLQRRAAQVEDNTIDWGMGETLAIGSLLMEGTPVRLAGQDSRRGTFGQRHAVLIDRETGDDYTPLLYLSEDQARFNVYDSLLSEYAAMGFEYGYSLARPEALVMWEAQFGDFVNGAQTVVDEFISSAEQKWGQTSGVTLLLPHGYEGQGPDHSSARIERFLQLCAQNNMTVAMPTLPSNYFHLLRWQVHNPHHKPLVVFTPKSMLRLKAAASRTDEFTTGGFRPVIGDSTVKPEDVRKVIFCSGKVYYDLEAEREKRGAHDTAIIRIERLYPLPGKELQAEISKFPNAEKYLWTQEEPANQGAWPFLGLNLIDHLDLAVGADVPHGERLRRISRPHSSSPAVGSAKRHQAEQAQLVAEAFDA; encoded by the coding sequence GTGTCGCTACAGTCCCCCAACAGCTCGAGCATCTCGACCGACCAGGAGGGGCAGGGTAAGAACCCTGCTGCTGCGTTCGGTCCCAATGAGTGGCTCGTCGACGAGATCTACCAGCAGTACCTCCAGGACCCGAACTCGGTAGACCGAGCCTGGTGGGACTTCTTCGCTGACTACAAGCCGGGCGGTGCCACCGCACCGAGCCAGCCGGCGGAGGGCTCTGCCCCCGCTCCGGCCGCCCCGGCGCAGTCGGCCGCGCCCGCAGCCGAGCCGCAGTCGGCCTCCGCCGCGCCGGCCACCCCGGCGAAGCCCGCCGCGAGCGCTCCGGCACCGGCGAAGGCCGCTCCGGCGAAGGCCGAGCCCGCGAAGGCGGCTCCGGCCAAGCCCGCCGCGAAGCCGGCCGCCGAGGAGGGCTCGGCTCCGGCCGGTCCCGAGTTCATCACCCTGCGCGGCCCCTCGGCCGCCGTTGCGAAGAACATGAACGCCTCCCTGGAGCTGCCGACGGCCACGTCCGTCCGCGCGGTCCCGGTGAAGCTGCTCTTCGACAACCGCATCGTGATCAACAACCACCTCAAGCGCGCCCGCGGTGGGAAGGTCTCCTTCACCCACCTCATCGGGTACGCGATGGTGCAGGCCCTCAAGGCCATGCCGTCGATGAACTACTCCTTCGCGGAGAAGGACGGCAAGCCGACGCTGGTCAAGCCCGAGCACATCAACCTCGGTCTCGCCATCGACCTGGTGAAGCCGAACGGTGACCGCCAGCTCGTCGTCGCCGCCATCAAGAAGGCCGAGACGCTGACCTTCTTCGAGTTCTGGCAGGCCTACGAGGACATCGTCCGCCGGGCCCGCGACAACAAGCTGACGATGGACGACTTCACCGGAGTCACCGCGTCGCTGACGAACCCGGGCGGCATCGGCACCGTGCACTCCGTGCCCCGCCTGATGCCCGGCCAGTCCATGATCATGGGCGTCGGCGCGATGGACTACCCCGCGGAGTTCCAGGGCACCTCCCAGGACGCCCTGAACAAGCTGGGTGTCGCCAAGGTCATGACGCTGACCAGCACCTATGACCACCGGGTGATCCAGGGCGCCGCCTCCGGCGAGTTCCTGCGCATCATGAGCCAGCTGCTGCTCGGCGACAACGAGTTCTTCGACGACATCTTCAAGTCGCTGCGGATTCCGTACGAGCCCGTCCGCTGGCTGCGGGACATCGACGCCTCCCACGACGACGACGTCACCAAGGCCGCCCGGGTCTTCGAGCTGATCCACTCCTACCGGGTCCGCGGCCACGTCATGGCCGACACCGACCCGCTGGAGTACCACCAGCGCAAGCACCCCGACCTCGACATCACCGAGCACGGGCTCACCTTGTGGGACCTGGAGCGCGAGTTCGCGGTCGGCGGCTTCTCCGGCAAGTCCATGATGAAGCTGCGCGACATCCTGGGCGTGCTGCGTGACTCGTACTGCCGCACCACCGGCATCGAGTTCATGCACATCCAGGACCCCAAGCAGCGCAAGTGGATCCAGGACCGGGTCGAGCGCTCGCACAAGTCGCCCGAGCGCGAGGAGCAGCTGCGCATCCTGCGCCGGCTGAACTCCGCCGAGGCCTTCGAGACCTTCCTCCAGACGAAGTACGTCGGCCAGAAGCGCTTCTCGCTGGAGGGCGGCGAGTCCGTCATCCCGCTGCTGGACGCGGTCATCGACTCCGCGGCCGAGTCGCGCCTCGACGAGGTCGTCATCGGCATGGCCCACCGCGGCCGCCTCAACGTCCTGGCGAACATCGTCGGCAAGTCGTACGCGCAGATCTTCCGCGAGTTCGAGGGCAACCTCGACCCGAAGTCGATGCACGGCTCCGGCGACGTGAAGTACCACCTGGGCCAGGAGGGTGTCTTCACCGGCCTGGACGGCGAGCAGATCAAGGTCTCGCTGGCCGCGAACCCCTCCCACCTGGAGGCCGTCGACCCGATCGTCGAGGGCATCGCGCGCGCCAAGCAGGACCTCATCAACAAGGGCGGCACGGACTTCACGGTCCTGCCGATCCAGCTGCACGGTGACGCGGCGTTCGCCGGCCAGGGCGTGGTCGCGGAGACGCTGAACATGTCCCAGCTGCGCGGCTACCGCACCGGCGGCACGGTGCACGTGGTCATCAACAACCAGGTCGGCTTCACCGCCGCCCCGGAGTCGTCGCGTTCGTCCATGTACGCCACCGACGTGGCCCGCATGATCGAGGCGCCGATCTTCCACGTGAACGGCGACGACCCCGAGGCCGTCGTCCGCGTTGCCCGTCTGGCCTTCGAGTTCCGCCAGGCGTTCAACAAGGACGTCGTCATCGACCTGATCTGCTACCGCCGCCGTGGCCACAACGAGTCGGACAACCCGGCCTTCACCCAGCCACTGATGTACGACCTGATCGACAAGAAGCGCTCGGTGCGCAAGCTCTACACCGAGTCCCTCATCGGTCGCGGCGACATCACGCTGGAAGAGGCCGAGCAGGCGCTCCAGGACTTCCAGGGCCAGCTGGAGAAGGTCTTCACCGAGGTCCGCGACGCCACGACGGCCCCGGCCGCCCCCGAGGTGCCGCAGCCCAAGGCCGAGTTCCCGGTCTACGTCGACACCGCGATCTCCCAGGAGGTCGTCAAGCGGATCGCCGAGTCGCAGGTCAACATCCCCGAGCGGGTCACCGTCCACCCGCGTCTGCTGCCCCAGCTGCAGCGCCGCGCGGCCCAGGTCGAGGACAACACCATCGACTGGGGCATGGGCGAGACCCTGGCCATCGGCTCGCTGCTGATGGAGGGCACCCCGGTCCGGCTCGCCGGCCAGGACTCCCGCCGTGGCACCTTCGGCCAGCGGCACGCGGTGCTCATCGACCGGGAGACCGGCGACGACTACACGCCGCTGCTCTACCTCTCCGAGGACCAGGCCCGCTTCAACGTCTACGACTCGCTGCTCAGCGAGTACGCGGCGATGGGCTTCGAGTACGGCTACTCCCTGGCCCGTCCGGAGGCGCTGGTCATGTGGGAGGCGCAGTTCGGTGACTTCGTCAACGGCGCCCAGACGGTCGTCGACGAGTTCATCTCCTCGGCGGAGCAGAAGTGGGGCCAGACGTCCGGCGTCACCCTGCTGCTGCCGCACGGCTACGAGGGCCAGGGCCCGGACCACTCCTCGGCCCGTATCGAGCGGTTCCTCCAGCTGTGCGCGCAGAACAACATGACGGTCGCCATGCCGACCCTGCCGTCGAACTACTTCCACCTGCTGCGCTGGCAGGTCCACAACCCGCACCACAAGCCGCTGGTCGTCTTCACCCCGAAGTCGATGCTGCGTCTGAAGGCGGCGGCGTCGCGGACGGATGAGTTCACGACGGGCGGCTTCCGTCCCGTCATCGGCGACTCCACGGTCAAGCCCGAGGATGTCCGCAAGGTCATCTTCTGCTCCGGCAAGGTCTACTACGACCTGGAGGCCGAGCGGGAGAAGCGCGGCGCGCACGACACCGCGATCATCCGTATCGAGCGGCTCTACCCGCTTCCCGGCAAGGAGCTCCAGGCGGAGATCTCCAAGTTCCCGAACGCCGAGAAGTACCTGTGGACCCAGGAAGAACCGGCGAACCAGGGTGCCTGGCCGTTCCTCGGCCTCAACCTGATCGACCACCTCGACCTGGCCGTCGGCGCCGATGTCCCGCACGGCGAGCGCCTGCGCCGCATCTCGCGGCCGCACTCCTCGTCGCCGGCCGTCGGCTCCGCCAAGCGTCACCAGGCTGAGCAGGCACAGCTGGTCGCGGAGGCCTTCGACGCATAA
- a CDS encoding sensor histidine kinase, which produces MTRSPRTRLAELWQRIWEGLRPLDPYRSVKAALGALVSVSVIITTLLVFVAMHSATELRVITIFSIIASLLITQFVANSLTAPLDEMTDVTRSMAHGNYSRRVRSERRDEFGDLANAFNRMAADLEAVDTHRKELVANVSHELRTPIAALRAVLENVVDGVCEPDPETMRTALKQTERLGRLVEHLLDLSRLDNGVVPLHSRRFEVWPYLSGVLKEANMSRGAATLAGVAGSGTHTRTDVHLHLDVSPPELTAHADAERLHQVVANLIDNAIKHSPRHGRVTVHARRGEGPQSLVLEVQDEGPGIPEAERYRVFERFNRGGPAPSGPGSDGGTGLGLAIARWAVDLHGGRIGVAESSRGCRIRVTLPGLESARS; this is translated from the coding sequence ATGACGCGGTCGCCACGCACTCGCCTGGCCGAGCTGTGGCAGCGGATCTGGGAGGGCCTGCGCCCGCTGGACCCGTACCGCTCCGTCAAGGCTGCCCTCGGGGCGCTGGTCAGCGTCTCGGTGATCATCACGACCCTGCTGGTGTTCGTCGCGATGCACTCGGCGACCGAGCTGCGGGTGATCACGATCTTCTCGATCATCGCCTCGCTGCTGATCACCCAGTTCGTGGCCAACAGCCTGACCGCGCCGCTCGACGAGATGACGGATGTCACCCGGTCGATGGCGCACGGTAACTACAGCCGCCGGGTCCGCTCGGAGCGCCGCGACGAGTTCGGCGACCTGGCGAACGCCTTCAACCGGATGGCGGCCGACCTGGAAGCGGTGGACACCCACCGCAAGGAGCTGGTCGCCAATGTCTCGCACGAGCTGCGCACCCCCATCGCCGCGCTCCGGGCCGTCCTGGAGAACGTCGTCGACGGCGTCTGCGAGCCGGACCCGGAGACGATGCGTACGGCGCTGAAGCAGACCGAGCGGCTGGGCCGGCTGGTCGAGCACCTGCTGGACCTGTCCCGGCTGGACAACGGGGTGGTGCCGCTGCACTCCCGCCGCTTCGAGGTCTGGCCCTATCTGTCCGGGGTGCTCAAGGAAGCCAACATGAGCCGGGGCGCCGCCACCCTCGCCGGAGTGGCCGGCTCCGGCACCCACACCCGTACGGACGTCCATCTGCACCTGGATGTCTCGCCGCCGGAGCTGACCGCGCACGCGGACGCCGAGCGGCTGCACCAGGTCGTGGCCAATCTCATCGACAACGCGATCAAGCACAGCCCCCGGCACGGCCGGGTCACGGTGCACGCCCGGCGGGGCGAGGGGCCGCAGAGCCTGGTGCTGGAGGTGCAGGACGAGGGCCCCGGCATCCCCGAGGCGGAGCGCTACCGGGTCTTCGAGCGGTTCAACCGCGGCGGCCCGGCCCCCTCCGGCCCCGGCAGCGACGGCGGTACGGGCCTGGGCCTGGCGATCGCCCGCTGGGCGGTGGATCTGCACGGCGGACGCATCGGCGTCGCGGAATCGTCCCGCGGTTGCCGGATCCGGGTCACTCTTCCGGGGCTGGAGTCAGCTCGAAGCTGA
- a CDS encoding response regulator transcription factor, with the protein MDQTQTTQGGAAAATPGAQRRVLVVEDDPTIVEAIAARLRAEGFQVQTATDGPAAVDTAEAWQPDLLVLDVMLPGFDGLEVCRRVQAQRPVPVMMLTARDDETDMLVGLGVGADDYMTKPFSMRELAARVHVLLRRVERAALAAHTPRSGILRLGELEIDHAQRRVRVRGADVHLTPTEFDLLVCLANTPRAVLSREQLLAEVWDWADASGTRTVDSHIKALRRKIGAERIRTVHGVGYALETPAA; encoded by the coding sequence ATGGACCAGACTCAGACAACGCAGGGCGGCGCCGCCGCGGCCACGCCGGGTGCGCAGCGCCGGGTGCTGGTCGTGGAGGACGACCCCACGATCGTCGAGGCCATCGCGGCCCGGCTGCGCGCCGAGGGCTTCCAGGTGCAGACGGCCACCGACGGCCCGGCCGCCGTGGACACCGCCGAGGCCTGGCAGCCCGATCTGCTGGTCCTCGATGTGATGCTGCCGGGCTTCGACGGCCTGGAGGTGTGCCGCCGGGTCCAGGCCCAGCGTCCGGTGCCGGTGATGATGCTCACCGCCCGGGACGACGAGACCGACATGCTGGTGGGCCTCGGCGTCGGCGCCGACGACTACATGACCAAGCCGTTCTCGATGCGTGAGCTGGCGGCGCGGGTGCATGTCCTGCTGCGCCGGGTCGAGCGCGCCGCACTGGCCGCGCACACCCCGCGCAGCGGCATCCTGCGCCTGGGCGAGCTGGAGATCGACCACGCCCAGCGCCGGGTGCGGGTGCGCGGTGCGGACGTCCATCTGACGCCCACCGAGTTCGATCTGTTGGTGTGCCTGGCGAACACCCCGCGTGCGGTGCTCTCCCGTGAGCAGCTGCTGGCCGAGGTGTGGGACTGGGCCGACGCCTCCGGGACCCGGACGGTCGACAGCCACATCAAGGCACTGCGCCGGAAGATCGGCGCCGAGCGGATCCGTACCGTCCACGGCGTCGGCTACGCCCTGGAGACCCCGGCCGCATGA
- a CDS encoding spermidine synthase, which translates to MASVTPTQARTGAPEAPRTLDRREGPFGEVVLRQRGGPPAAPGADGGGTPAAPVIYEIIANGCFLMDTSDGRSERLLIDAALDALPAGRAHPSVLIGGLGVGFSLARAARQPRWGRIVVVEREEAVIDWHRTGPLSAVSAAALADPRSEIRHTDLVAHLRTEAGQDTYDALCLDIDNGPDWTVTEDNDSLYSPDGLAACRDRLTPGGVLAVWSAQPSPAFEEALRNAGFSGVHTEEIPVVRGVPDVVHLARKGA; encoded by the coding sequence ATGGCTTCCGTGACACCGACGCAGGCAAGGACCGGCGCCCCCGAGGCCCCGCGCACGCTCGACCGCCGCGAGGGCCCGTTCGGTGAGGTGGTGCTGCGGCAGCGGGGCGGGCCCCCTGCGGCACCCGGGGCCGACGGCGGCGGCACCCCCGCGGCACCGGTGATCTACGAGATCATCGCCAACGGCTGCTTCCTGATGGACACCTCCGACGGCCGGTCCGAACGGCTGCTGATCGATGCCGCGCTGGACGCGCTGCCGGCCGGCCGCGCCCACCCCTCCGTCCTGATCGGCGGCCTCGGCGTCGGCTTCTCCCTGGCCCGCGCGGCCCGGCAGCCGCGCTGGGGCCGGATCGTCGTCGTCGAGCGCGAGGAGGCGGTGATCGACTGGCACCGCACCGGCCCGCTGTCGGCCGTCTCGGCGGCCGCGCTGGCCGATCCGCGCAGCGAGATCCGGCACACCGACCTCGTCGCCCACCTGCGCACGGAAGCGGGGCAGGACACCTACGACGCGCTGTGCCTGGACATCGACAACGGCCCCGACTGGACCGTCACCGAGGACAACGACAGCCTCTACTCCCCCGACGGGCTCGCCGCCTGCCGCGACCGGCTGACCCCCGGCGGAGTGCTCGCCGTCTGGTCCGCGCAGCCCTCGCCGGCCTTCGAGGAAGCGCTGCGAAATGCCGGTTTCAGCGGGGTACATACGGAAGAGATCCCCGTTGTCCGAGGCGTCCCGGACGTGGTCCATCTCGCGCGGAAGGGCGCGTAG
- a CDS encoding rhomboid-like protein: MSWLGTAERIWTGRGTVADAGPDTGPAGTPGLLPGIPRQRGGGETGARAAAEAGPSAPAVAVRWRLWRLLPTPVGTPFTFGYAILLVATSLFAEYADPGLVSDLLRGSSTDVVHLAQAPLVVLIASALWIAGGMTSGYALAFLFVLTALERRIGARAAVAVFFGGHVLATLATEVPVAFSVAAGGLPESSLHRLDYGISFGVMTCVGALAGLLPAWPGRLLLAGVGYLALTDLFAYVDPLSDWGHLLSLALGVASWPLLRRWRTRRAAPAPLLGDLGHPALRGARMY; this comes from the coding sequence GTGAGCTGGCTGGGAACCGCCGAGAGGATATGGACCGGTCGCGGGACGGTCGCCGACGCGGGGCCGGACACCGGCCCGGCCGGTACGCCGGGCCTGCTGCCCGGCATCCCCCGGCAGCGCGGGGGCGGGGAGACCGGGGCCCGCGCCGCCGCCGAAGCGGGGCCGAGCGCCCCTGCCGTGGCGGTGCGTTGGCGGCTCTGGCGGCTGCTGCCCACCCCCGTCGGCACCCCGTTCACCTTCGGCTACGCCATCCTCCTCGTGGCCACCTCGCTGTTCGCCGAGTACGCCGACCCGGGGCTGGTCTCCGACCTGCTGCGCGGATCCAGCACCGATGTCGTCCATCTCGCCCAGGCCCCGCTGGTGGTGCTGATCGCCAGCGCCTTGTGGATCGCCGGCGGGATGACCTCCGGGTACGCCCTCGCCTTCCTCTTCGTGCTGACGGCGCTGGAGCGGCGGATCGGCGCGCGGGCCGCGGTCGCGGTCTTCTTCGGCGGCCATGTGCTCGCCACCCTCGCCACCGAAGTGCCCGTCGCTTTCTCGGTCGCCGCCGGCGGGCTGCCGGAGAGCTCGCTGCACCGCCTCGACTACGGCATCAGCTTCGGCGTGATGACCTGCGTGGGAGCCCTGGCCGGGCTGCTGCCGGCCTGGCCGGGCCGGCTGCTGCTGGCCGGCGTCGGCTATCTGGCGCTGACGGATCTGTTCGCCTACGTGGACCCGCTGTCCGACTGGGGGCATCTGCTCTCGCTCGCCCTGGGGGTGGCGAGCTGGCCGCTGCTGCGCCGCTGGCGCACCCGTCGCGCCGCACCCGCACCGCTCCTCGGCGACCTGGGCCATCCCGCCCTGCGGGGCGCGCGGATGTACTGA
- a CDS encoding DUF3137 domain-containing protein: protein MNETWETVLIVGLFLFIAAFFGLFIWVSRYVNKRDNRSPQQLEELLQLVESRGWSHTAWAPGQGDRYCGGEPLPGTGTNIPISDQIVGEFRGRAICCFEYNSRGMDVDGPNTVQRSTVFAVTSATSVPRMVVKRPQALDKVNARLNALFGGGKVIELGDPEFDEEFRVIANDEEVARAVLTGPLARFLMTDTRAKDHPLRFQGNDLLTWHRGRLRAEQIDQKLNYLCDVLDHQPAQV, encoded by the coding sequence ATGAACGAGACATGGGAAACAGTCCTTATCGTCGGCCTTTTCCTTTTTATCGCCGCTTTCTTCGGATTGTTCATCTGGGTCTCGCGGTATGTGAATAAAAGGGACAACCGCAGCCCCCAACAGCTGGAAGAACTGCTCCAGTTGGTGGAGAGCCGGGGGTGGAGCCACACCGCTTGGGCCCCCGGCCAGGGAGACCGCTACTGCGGGGGAGAGCCACTCCCGGGAACGGGGACCAATATCCCCATTTCGGACCAGATCGTCGGCGAATTCCGGGGTCGCGCCATCTGCTGCTTCGAGTACAACTCGCGGGGAATGGACGTGGACGGCCCGAACACGGTGCAGCGCTCCACGGTGTTCGCCGTGACGTCGGCGACGTCCGTACCTCGTATGGTCGTCAAACGGCCGCAGGCACTGGACAAGGTGAACGCGCGCCTGAACGCCCTGTTCGGAGGCGGCAAGGTGATAGAGCTGGGCGATCCCGAATTCGACGAGGAATTTCGCGTGATCGCCAACGACGAAGAGGTCGCGCGTGCGGTTCTGACCGGCCCCTTGGCTCGGTTCCTCATGACCGACACCCGCGCCAAGGACCATCCTCTCCGGTTCCAGGGAAACGATCTGCTCACCTGGCATCGGGGGCGGCTCCGGGCGGAACAGATCGACCAGAAGCTGAACTATCTGTGCGACGTCCTGGACCACCAGCCGGCGCAGGTGTAA
- a CDS encoding YfbM family protein, producing MSMIGEYARVTPAELDRGLSDPEWALKLVQGRMEAEAAGCPEPAAARCLDIDKAWAAVGFLLRRAAFPVDIVHGEQDIPDADDWGYGPPRYLTPAQVRTAAEALAEIPAERLTDGVGPADLAAAQIYPTIVWERGEPLDYVCEHYEQLRPFFRAAADEGDGMLLWLG from the coding sequence ATGAGCATGATCGGAGAGTACGCACGTGTCACCCCTGCCGAACTCGACCGCGGCCTGAGCGATCCCGAGTGGGCGCTGAAGCTGGTCCAGGGGCGGATGGAAGCGGAGGCCGCCGGTTGCCCGGAGCCCGCTGCGGCGCGCTGCCTGGACATCGACAAGGCCTGGGCCGCCGTCGGATTCCTGCTGCGCCGCGCGGCCTTCCCGGTGGACATCGTCCACGGCGAGCAGGACATCCCGGATGCCGACGACTGGGGCTACGGCCCGCCCCGCTACCTCACCCCCGCGCAGGTGCGGACCGCCGCCGAGGCGCTCGCGGAGATACCCGCCGAGCGTCTGACGGACGGCGTCGGCCCGGCGGACCTGGCCGCGGCGCAGATCTATCCGACGATCGTCTGGGAGCGGGGCGAGCCGCTGGACTATGTCTGCGAGCACTACGAGCAGTTGCGGCCGTTCTTCCGCGCGGCGGCGGACGAGGGGGACGGCATGCTCCTCTGGCTGGGCTAG
- a CDS encoding pentapeptide repeat-containing protein — MSSEREPSIPGVTDLGLTSDCGSCFGLCCVALPFAASADFAIDKDAGRPCPNLQQDFRCGIHRDLRPRGFTGCTVFDCFGAGQKVSQVTFDGQDWRRAPGTARQMFDVFPVMRQLHELLWYLAEALTRPAARPVHADLRAALEKTERLTRGSAEELMELDVPAHRGEVNALLLRTSELVRAEVPGRKKERRGADLMGARLKGANLRGANLRGAYLIAADLRGADLRTADLIGADLRAADLAGADLTGALFLTQSQLNAAKGDAATELPQSLSRPAHW; from the coding sequence TTGTCCTCAGAACGCGAGCCCTCGATTCCGGGCGTCACCGACCTCGGCCTGACGTCCGACTGCGGCAGTTGCTTCGGGCTGTGCTGTGTCGCGCTGCCGTTCGCGGCCTCGGCGGACTTCGCGATCGACAAGGACGCCGGCCGGCCCTGCCCGAACCTTCAGCAGGACTTCCGCTGCGGCATCCACCGCGACCTGCGCCCGCGCGGCTTCACCGGCTGCACCGTCTTCGACTGCTTCGGCGCCGGGCAGAAGGTCTCCCAGGTCACCTTCGACGGACAGGACTGGCGGCGGGCCCCGGGGACCGCCCGGCAGATGTTCGACGTCTTCCCCGTCATGCGGCAGCTGCACGAACTCCTCTGGTACCTCGCCGAGGCGCTCACCCGCCCGGCGGCCCGCCCGGTGCACGCCGATCTGCGCGCCGCCCTGGAGAAGACCGAGCGCCTCACCCGCGGCAGCGCCGAGGAGCTCATGGAGCTGGATGTGCCGGCCCACCGAGGCGAGGTCAACGCCCTGCTGCTGCGTACCAGCGAACTCGTACGGGCCGAGGTCCCGGGCCGTAAGAAGGAGCGGCGGGGCGCCGACCTCATGGGGGCCCGCCTCAAGGGCGCCAACCTCCGGGGCGCCAACCTCCGTGGGGCCTACCTGATCGCCGCCGACCTCAGGGGCGCCGACCTGCGCACGGCGGACCTGATCGGCGCCGATCTGCGCGCCGCCGACCTCGCCGGAGCCGATCTCACCGGCGCGCTCTTCCTCACCCAGTCGCAGCTGAACGCGGCCAAGGGCGATGCCGCGACCGAGCTGCCGCAGAGCCTGAGCCGCCCCGCCCACTGGTAG